The following are encoded together in the Streptococcus oralis genome:
- the frr gene encoding ribosome recycling factor: MANAIVEKAKERMTQSHQSLAREFGGIRAGRANASLLDRIHVEYYGVETPLNQIASITIPEARVLLVTPFDKSSLKDIERALNASDLGITPANDGSVIRLVIPALTEETRRDLAKEVKKVGENAKVAVRNIRRDAMDEAKKQEKAKEITEDELKTLEKDIQKVTDDAVKHIDDMTANKEKEILEV; the protein is encoded by the coding sequence ATGGCTAATGCAATTGTAGAAAAAGCAAAAGAGAGAATGACCCAGTCTCATCAATCACTTGCTCGTGAATTTGGTGGTATCCGTGCCGGTCGTGCCAACGCAAGCTTGCTAGACCGTATCCATGTAGAATACTATGGAGTCGAAACTCCTCTTAACCAAATCGCTTCAATTACTATTCCAGAAGCGCGTGTTTTGTTGGTAACACCATTTGACAAGTCTTCATTGAAAGACATCGAACGTGCCTTGAACGCTTCTGATCTTGGTATTACACCAGCTAATGACGGTTCTGTGATCCGTTTGGTTATCCCTGCTCTTACAGAAGAGACTCGTCGTGACCTTGCCAAAGAAGTGAAGAAGGTCGGTGAAAATGCTAAAGTGGCTGTCCGCAATATCCGTCGCGACGCTATGGATGAAGCTAAAAAGCAAGAAAAAGCAAAAGAAATCACTGAAGACGAATTGAAGACTCTTGAAAAAGATATTCAAAAAGTAACAGACGATGCTGTGAAACACATCGACGACATGACTGCTAATAAAGAAAAAGAAATCTTGGAAGTCTAA
- the pyrH gene encoding UMP kinase, with product MANPKYKRILIKLSGEALAGERGVGIDIQTVQTIAKEIQEVHSLGIEIALVIGGGNLWRGEPAAEAGMDRVQADYTGMLGTVMNALVMADSLQQVGVDTRVQTAIAMQQVAEPYVRGRALRHLEKGRIVIFGAGIGSPYFSTDTTAALRAAEIEADAILMAKNGVDGVYNADPKKDKTAVKFEELTHRDVINKGLRIMDSTASTLSMDNDIDLVVFNMNQPGNIKRVVFGENIGTTVSNNIEEKE from the coding sequence ATGGCGAATCCCAAGTATAAACGTATTTTAATCAAGTTATCAGGTGAAGCCCTTGCCGGTGAACGTGGCGTAGGGATTGATATCCAGACAGTTCAAACAATCGCAAAAGAGATTCAAGAAGTTCATAGCTTAGGTATCGAAATTGCCCTTGTTATTGGTGGAGGAAATCTCTGGCGTGGGGAACCTGCTGCAGAAGCTGGAATGGACCGTGTTCAGGCAGATTACACTGGAATGCTTGGGACCGTGATGAATGCTCTTGTGATGGCAGATTCATTGCAACAAGTTGGTGTCGATACGCGTGTGCAAACTGCCATTGCGATGCAACAAGTGGCAGAACCTTATGTACGTGGACGTGCCCTTCGCCACCTTGAAAAGGGTCGTATCGTTATCTTTGGTGCTGGGATTGGTTCACCTTACTTCTCAACAGATACAACAGCAGCCCTTCGTGCAGCTGAAATCGAAGCGGATGCCATCCTTATGGCTAAAAATGGTGTAGACGGTGTTTACAATGCCGATCCTAAGAAAGACAAAACTGCCGTTAAGTTTGAAGAATTGACCCACCGTGATGTTATCAATAAAGGTCTTCGTATCATGGACTCAACTGCTTCAACCCTCTCTATGGACAACGACATTGACTTGGTTGTCTTCAATATGAACCAACCAGGCAACATCAAACGTGTCGTATTTGGTGAAAATATCGGAACAACAGTTTCAAACAATATCGAAGAAAAGGAATAA
- the trmFO gene encoding methylenetetrahydrofolate--tRNA-(uracil(54)-C(5))-methyltransferase (FADH(2)-oxidizing) TrmFO, protein MSQSYINVIGAGLAGSEAAYQIAERGIPVKLYEMRGVKSTPQHKTDNFAELVCSNSLRGDALTNAVGLLKEEMRRLGSVILESAEATRVPAGGALAVDRDGFSQMVTEKVANHPLIEVVRDEITELPTDVITVVATGPLTSDALAEKIHALNDGDGFYFYDAAAPIIDVNTIDMSKVYLKSRYDKGEAAYLNAPMTKQEFMDFHEALVNAEEAPLNSFEKEKYFEGCMPIEVMAKRGIKTMLYGPMKPVGLEYPDDYTGPRDGEFKTPYAVVQLRQDNAAGSLYNIVGFQTHLKWGEQKRVFQMIPGLENAEFVRYGVMHRNSYMDSPNLLEQTYRSKKQPNLFFAGQMTGVEGYVESAASGLVAGINAARLFKGESEAIFPETTAIGSLAHYITHADSKHFQPINVNFGIIKELEGERIRDKKARYEKIAERALADLEEFLTV, encoded by the coding sequence GTGTCTCAATCTTATATCAATGTTATCGGAGCAGGTTTGGCAGGGTCTGAAGCTGCTTATCAAATCGCAGAACGTGGTATTCCAGTTAAACTTTATGAAATGCGTGGGGTCAAGTCAACACCTCAGCACAAAACAGACAATTTTGCTGAATTGGTTTGTTCCAATTCCTTACGTGGGGATGCTTTGACAAATGCCGTTGGGCTTCTCAAGGAAGAAATGCGTCGCTTGGGTTCTGTTATCTTGGAATCTGCTGAAGCTACACGTGTTCCTGCGGGCGGTGCCCTTGCGGTGGACCGTGACGGCTTCTCCCAAATGGTGACCGAAAAAGTAGCCAACCACCCCTTGATTGAGGTGGTTCGTGATGAAATTACAGAATTGCCAACGGATGTTATTACAGTTGTCGCTACTGGTCCTTTGACTAGTGATGCCTTAGCTGAAAAGATTCATGCCCTTAATGATGGGGATGGATTCTATTTCTACGATGCGGCGGCGCCGATTATCGATGTCAACACCATTGATATGAGCAAGGTCTATCTCAAGTCTCGTTATGACAAGGGAGAGGCGGCCTACCTCAATGCTCCAATGACCAAGCAAGAGTTTATGGATTTCCATGAAGCCTTGGTCAATGCGGAAGAAGCACCGCTCAATTCGTTTGAAAAAGAAAAGTACTTTGAAGGTTGTATGCCAATCGAAGTCATGGCTAAGCGTGGCATTAAAACCATGCTTTATGGTCCCATGAAACCAGTCGGTCTGGAGTACCCAGACGACTATACGGGGCCTCGTGATGGCGAATTCAAAACCCCTTATGCAGTTGTCCAGCTTCGTCAGGATAATGCGGCTGGTAGCCTCTACAATATCGTCGGTTTCCAGACCCACCTCAAATGGGGAGAACAAAAGCGTGTCTTCCAAATGATTCCAGGTCTTGAAAATGCGGAGTTTGTTCGCTATGGGGTCATGCACCGCAATTCTTACATGGATTCACCAAATCTTCTCGAGCAAACCTATCGTTCTAAGAAACAACCCAACCTTTTCTTTGCTGGTCAAATGACGGGTGTGGAAGGCTATGTTGAGTCAGCAGCCTCAGGCTTGGTTGCAGGTATTAACGCGGCTCGTCTCTTCAAGGGTGAAAGTGAAGCTATCTTCCCAGAGACCACAGCGATTGGAAGTCTGGCTCATTACATCACTCACGCTGATAGCAAACATTTCCAACCAATTAATGTCAATTTTGGGATTATTAAGGAGTTAGAAGGTGAGCGTATCCGTGATAAGAAGGCTCGTTATGAAAAAATTGCAGAGCGTGCTCTTGCCGACTTAGAGGAATTTTTAACTGTCTAA
- the rsmI gene encoding 16S rRNA (cytidine(1402)-2'-O)-methyltransferase codes for MQIQKSFKGQTPYGKLYLVATPIGNLDDMTFRAIQTLKEVDWIAAEDTRNTGLLLKHFDISTKQISFHEHNAKEKIPDLIGFLKAGQSIAQVSDAGLPSISDPGHDLVKAAIEEEIAVVTVPGASAGISALIASGLAPQPHIFYGFLPRKSGQQKQFFDSKKDYPETQIFYESPHRVADTLENMLAVYGDRSVVLVRELTKIYEEYQRGKISELLESIAETPLKGECLLIVEGASQDVEEKDEEDLFSEIQSRIQQGMKKNQAIKEVAKLYQWNKSQLYAAYHDWEEDQEND; via the coding sequence ATGCAGATTCAAAAAAGTTTTAAGGGGCAAACTCCCTATGGCAAGCTTTACCTAGTAGCAACGCCGATTGGCAATCTAGATGACATGACCTTTCGTGCCATCCAGACTCTAAAAGAAGTGGACTGGATTGCTGCTGAGGACACGCGCAATACAGGACTTTTGCTCAAACATTTTGACATTTCCACCAAGCAGATTAGTTTTCATGAGCATAATGCCAAGGAAAAGATTCCTGATTTGATTGGTTTTCTGAAAGCAGGGCAAAGTATTGCTCAGGTATCCGATGCGGGTCTGCCTAGTATCTCGGACCCTGGTCATGATTTGGTCAAGGCAGCTATTGAGGAAGAAATCGCAGTTGTTACCGTTCCGGGTGCCTCTGCTGGAATTTCTGCCTTGATTGCCAGTGGCCTAGCACCACAACCACATATCTTTTACGGTTTCTTACCGAGAAAATCAGGCCAACAAAAGCAATTTTTCGACTCAAAAAAAGATTATCCTGAAACTCAGATTTTCTACGAATCGCCCCATCGTGTGGCAGATACATTGGAAAATATGCTAGCAGTCTACGGCGACCGCTCGGTGGTCTTGGTTAGAGAATTAACCAAAATCTATGAAGAATACCAACGAGGAAAGATTTCAGAGCTACTAGAAAGTATTGCTGAAACGCCACTCAAGGGTGAATGCCTTCTCATCGTTGAAGGCGCCAGTCAGGATGTGGAAGAAAAGGACGAGGAGGACTTGTTTTCAGAAATCCAATCTCGTATCCAGCAAGGCATGAAGAAAAATCAAGCCATAAAGGAAGTTGCAAAACTCTACCAGTGGAATAAGAGTCAGCTCTACGCTGCCTACCACGATTGGGAAGAAGATCAAGAAAATGACTAA
- the yabA gene encoding DNA replication initiation control protein YabA, translated as MDKKELFDALDDFSQQLLVTLADVEAIKKNLKSLVEENTALRLENSKLRERLGEVEADTPVKAKHVRESVRRIYKDGFHVCNDFYGQRRDQDEECMFCDELLYRE; from the coding sequence ATGGATAAAAAAGAATTATTTGACGCGCTGGACGATTTTTCTCAACAGTTATTGGTGACCTTGGCCGATGTGGAAGCCATTAAGAAAAATCTCAAGAGCCTGGTAGAGGAAAATACAGCTCTTCGATTGGAAAATAGTAAGTTGCGCGAACGCTTAGGCGAGGTGGAAGCAGATACACCCGTTAAGGCCAAGCATGTTCGTGAAAGCGTCCGCCGAATCTATAAGGACGGGTTTCACGTATGTAATGATTTTTATGGACAACGCCGAGATCAGGACGAAGAATGTATGTTCTGTGACGAGTTGTTGTACAGGGAGTAG
- a CDS encoding DNA polymerase III subunit delta', with product MKQDQLKAWQPDQFDRFVRILEQDQLNHAYLFSGFFGSLEMAQFLAKSLFCTDKVGVLPCEKCRNCKLIEQEEFPDVTLIKPVNQVIKTERIRELVGQFSQAGIESQQQVFIIEQAEKMHPNAANSLLKVIEEPQSEVYIFFLTSDEEKILPTIRSRTQIFHFKKQEEKLIHQLEQAGLVKKKATLLAQFCQSRAEAEKLVNQASFWTLVDESERLLTWLLAKKKESYLQVAKLASLADDKEKQDQVLRILEVLCGQDLLQARIRQILQDLVEARKMWQANVSFQNAMEYLVLKEI from the coding sequence ATGAAACAAGATCAACTAAAGGCTTGGCAGCCAGACCAGTTTGACCGTTTTGTCCGTATCCTAGAACAAGACCAGCTCAATCACGCCTATCTCTTTTCAGGTTTCTTTGGAAGCTTGGAAATGGCGCAATTTTTGGCTAAAAGTCTTTTCTGTACGGATAAAGTAGGCGTTTTGCCATGTGAGAAATGCCGAAACTGTAAGCTGATTGAGCAGGAAGAATTTCCCGATGTTACTTTAATCAAGCCAGTCAATCAGGTCATCAAGACAGAACGCATTAGGGAATTGGTGGGTCAGTTTTCTCAAGCAGGGATTGAAAGTCAACAGCAGGTCTTTATTATTGAGCAGGCGGAGAAAATGCATCCTAACGCGGCTAATTCTCTGCTCAAGGTCATCGAAGAACCCCAGAGTGAAGTTTACATTTTCTTCTTGACCAGCGATGAGGAAAAAATCTTGCCAACAATCCGTAGTCGGACCCAGATTTTCCATTTTAAAAAGCAAGAAGAAAAGCTCATCCATCAATTAGAACAAGCAGGTCTGGTCAAGAAAAAAGCAACTCTCTTAGCCCAGTTTTGTCAATCACGTGCTGAAGCTGAAAAGTTGGTCAATCAGGCTAGTTTTTGGACCTTGGTGGATGAGAGCGAACGCCTACTGACCTGGTTATTAGCTAAGAAAAAAGAAAGTTATCTCCAAGTTGCGAAACTAGCCAGCTTGGCAGATGACAAGGAAAAGCAGGATCAGGTCTTGCGAATCCTCGAAGTTCTCTGTGGACAGGACCTCTTGCAAGCAAGGATTCGACAGATTTTACAAGATTTGGTAGAAGCCAGAAAAATGTGGCAAGCTAATGTAAGCTTTCAAAATGCCATGGAATATCTGGTCTTGAAAGAAATATAA
- the tmk gene encoding dTMP kinase, with the protein MSKGFLVSLEGPEGAGKTSVLEALLPILEEKGVEVLTTREPGGVLIGEKIREVILDPSHTQMDPKTELLLYIASRRQHLVEKVLPALGDGKLVIMDRFIDSSVAYQGFGRGLDIDAIDWLNQFATDGLKPDLTLYFDIEVEEGLARIAANSDREVNRLDMEGLDLHKKVRQGYLSLLDKEGNRIVKIDASLPLEQVVETTKAVLFERMGLAK; encoded by the coding sequence ATGTCAAAAGGATTTTTAGTCTCTCTTGAGGGACCAGAGGGAGCAGGGAAGACTAGCGTTTTAGAGGCTCTACTCCCAATTTTAGAGGAAAAAGGGGTAGAGGTGTTGACGACCCGTGAACCTGGCGGAGTCTTGATCGGGGAGAAGATTCGGGAAGTGATTTTGGATCCAAGTCACACTCAGATGGATCCTAAAACAGAACTCCTTCTCTATATCGCCAGTCGTAGACAGCACTTGGTGGAAAAAGTTCTCCCTGCTCTTGGAGATGGTAAGTTGGTCATTATGGACCGCTTCATCGATAGTTCTGTTGCTTATCAGGGATTTGGCCGTGGCTTGGATATTGATGCCATTGATTGGCTCAATCAGTTTGCGACAGATGGCCTTAAACCCGATTTGACCCTCTATTTTGACATTGAGGTGGAAGAAGGACTGGCTCGCATTGCTGCTAATAGTGACCGCGAGGTCAATCGTTTGGACATGGAAGGTTTAGACTTGCACAAGAAAGTTCGTCAAGGCTACCTTTCTCTTCTGGACAAAGAAGGAAATCGCATTGTCAAGATTGATGCGAGTCTTCCTTTGGAGCAAGTTGTGGAAACTACCAAGGCTGTCTTGTTTGAGAGAATGGGATTGGCAAAATGA
- the proC gene encoding pyrroline-5-carboxylate reductase — protein MKIGFIGLGNMGSSLAKAVLQAKTGAQILLANRSQVKVDAFITDFGGQASSNDEIFAEADVIFLGVKPAQFSDLLSQYQTILEKRESLLLISMAAGLTLEKLASLIPSHHRIIRIMPNTPVAIGQGVISYAMSANCRAEYRELFCQLLAKAGLLVELGDGLIDAATGLAGCGPAFVYLFIEALADAGVQTGLSRERALKMAAQTVVGAGQMVLESQQHPGVLKDQVCSPGGSTIAGVASLEEHAFRGTVMDAVQQAYKRTQELGK, from the coding sequence ATGAAGATTGGATTTATCGGTTTGGGGAATATGGGTTCTAGCTTGGCGAAAGCTGTCTTGCAGGCCAAGACGGGTGCTCAGATTCTCCTTGCCAATCGCAGTCAAGTTAAGGTGGATGCTTTCATTACTGACTTTGGCGGTCAAGCTTCTAGTAATGACGAAATCTTCGCAGAAGCAGATGTGATTTTTCTAGGTGTTAAGCCAGCCCAGTTCTCAGACTTGCTTTCTCAATATCAGACCATTCTTGAAAAGAGAGAGAGTCTTCTTTTGATTTCTATGGCGGCTGGATTGACTTTGGAAAAACTGGCAAGTCTTATCCCAAGTCACCACCGAATCATTCGCATCATGCCCAATACACCAGTGGCTATCGGCCAAGGAGTGATTAGTTATGCCATGTCAGCAAACTGTCGTGCTGAGTACAGGGAACTCTTTTGTCAATTATTGGCCAAGGCCGGTCTTTTGGTTGAGCTGGGAGATGGCTTAATCGATGCTGCGACAGGTCTTGCAGGTTGTGGACCAGCCTTTGTCTATCTCTTTATCGAGGCTTTGGCAGATGCAGGTGTGCAGACAGGATTGTCAAGAGAAAGGGCCTTGAAAATGGCAGCCCAAACAGTAGTCGGCGCTGGACAAATGGTTCTCGAAAGCCAGCAACATCCTGGAGTTTTGAAAGACCAAGTTTGCAGTCCAGGAGGTTCGACTATTGCTGGTGTAGCAAGTCTGGAAGAACATGCCTTTAGAGGCACAGTCATGGACGCAGTTCAGCAAGCCTATAAACGAACACAAGAACTAGGTAAATAA
- a CDS encoding glutamate-5-semialdehyde dehydrogenase has protein sequence MVSTQEQFEQVQAVKKSINTASEAVKNQALLAMADHLLAATEEILVANALDMAAAKGKISDVMLDRLYLDAGRIEAMARGIREVVALSDPIGEVLETNHLENGLLITKKRVAMGVIGIIYESRPNVTSDAAALALKSGNAVVLRSGKDAYQTAHAIVTALKKGLETTTIHPDVIQLVEDTSRESSYAMMKAKGYLDLLIPRGGAGLINAVVENAIVPVIETGTGIVHVYVDKDADEDKALSIINNAKTSRPSVCNAMEVLLVHEDKTASFLPRLEQVLVAERKEAGLEPIQFRLDSTASQFLSGRAAEAQDFDTEFLDYILAIKVVSSLEEAVAHIEAHSTHHSDAIVTENAEAAAYFTDQVDSAAVYVNASTRFTDGGQFGLGCEMGISTQKLHARGPMGLKELTSYKYVVTGDGQIRE, from the coding sequence CCTTGCTAGCTATGGCTGATCATTTATTGGCGGCTACTGAGGAGATTTTAGTGGCAAATGCCCTCGATATGGCAGCGGCCAAGGGGAAAATCTCAGATGTTATGCTAGACCGTCTTTATTTGGATGCGGGACGTATAGAAGCGATGGCAAGAGGAATTCGTGAAGTGGTTGCTTTATCAGATCCAATCGGTGAAGTTTTAGAAACCAATCATCTTGAAAATGGTTTGCTTATTACCAAGAAACGTGTGGCCATGGGGGTTATTGGGATTATCTACGAAAGTCGTCCAAATGTGACGTCGGATGCGGCTGCTTTGGCTCTCAAAAGTGGAAATGCGGTCGTTCTTCGTAGTGGTAAGGATGCCTACCAAACTGCTCATGCTATTGTCACAGCCTTAAAGAAGGGATTGGAGACGACCACAATCCATCCAGATGTGATTCAACTGGTGGAAGATACTAGCCGTGAAAGTAGCTATGCTATGATGAAGGCCAAGGGCTATCTAGACCTTCTCATTCCTCGTGGAGGCGCTGGCTTGATCAATGCTGTTGTTGAAAATGCTATCGTGCCCGTTATCGAGACAGGAACTGGAATTGTCCATGTCTATGTGGATAAGGATGCCGATGAAGACAAGGCTCTGTCTATCATCAACAATGCTAAAACCAGTCGTCCTTCTGTCTGCAATGCCATGGAGGTCTTGCTAGTTCATGAAGACAAGACAGCAAGCTTCCTTCCTCGCTTGGAACAAGTGCTGGTTGCAGAGCGTAAGGAAGCTGGACTAGAACCAATTCAATTTCGTTTGGATAGCACAGCAAGTCAGTTTCTTTCAGGTCGAGCAGCTGAGGCACAAGACTTTGACACCGAGTTTTTAGACTATATCCTAGCGATTAAGGTTGTGAGCAGTCTAGAAGAAGCGGTTGCGCATATTGAAGCTCACAGTACCCATCATTCGGATGCCATTGTGACGGAAAATGCTGAAGCTGCAGCTTACTTTACAGATCAAGTGGACTCAGCAGCGGTTTATGTCAATGCCTCAACGCGTTTCACTGATGGTGGGCAATTTGGTCTTGGATGTGAAATGGGGATTTCTACTCAGAAACTGCATGCGCGTGGGCCTATGGGCTTGAAAGAGTTGACCAGTTACAAGTATGTGGTTACTGGTGATGGACAGATAAGGGAGTAA